Part of the Marinitoga sp. 38H-ov genome is shown below.
GCTATCTTAACTTCGTCTATTGAACAACCTTCTATCCATTCATAATATTTCCATTTTTATGAACACTCCCAGGTACAACTACAAGCCCGCCCCTTGACCTTATGTCTACTCCTGGCAGTATCCCTACTTTATTTGGTATATATACCCCTTCTGGTATCTTGAAATAATGATGGCTACCGCCGCTACCTGTTTTCACTGATACTGTCTTTTTTAACTCACTAAAACTTTTTAAACTCTCATATCCGTTATTTTTGGTATCTATGTCTAAAACAAAATATCCTTCTCCTGTTAAAAACCCTATATTTGCATTGGGATGTTTTTTAAACTCTTCTAATGTTTCATCTTCATCTGTCATAGCTTTCTCTTCCCAATTTTTATATATAGGATGTTTACCACTACTTTTGCAGTTTTTCCCTTTATGGCATGTACAGTTACCATTTTTATCAATTCCATGAAGTATAACTATTTTAAATCCTCTCTTTGCGTATTCTGCTGCAAGCCTTTCTAATTCTTCTGCAAGCACTAAATTTATATCGTTCATGGATTTCACCTCCTTCCCTTTTATGCTTTCAGAGCAAAGTCTTTGATAATACTATTCATTATGGCAAGGTCATTACCTGATAACTGTATGCTTAATCTCCTTAATAACTCTTCTTGTTCAGGTTTTAGATACTTTTGGTTTAATTTGTAACAATCCATAATCCTAACCCCACCACCATTTCCTCGAATGGTTTCTATAGGGTAAGAAAGTGATAGGATATTTATGTCATTTCTAATAGTTCTTTCTGTAACTCCAAACTCAAAAGCTAAATTCTTCATTGTATCCTGCCTTCTTCTGCACAATACTTCTATTATTTGCATCCACCTTTCATTTGCCCCTATACTTTCTCACCCCCTTTCCTTTGCTCTGTGGTTATATAATAAGTGTTAAATAGGAAGGTTCTTTTCCTATTTGAAAAAAATTTTTTTAAAATAAATCTTGAATTTTAAAATGCAAATTTTCCTTTACAAATACCTAAAACTTGTTTTTAATACCTAAAAATACTTAATTTCTCATTTCTAAATACAGTTTAATATAGAAACAAACTGCTGTGGCGGACACTTCATGTCCGGTTATTATGTAACTATTTTAAGGACTTTAAGAGATAAAAATAAAAGAAGCCTCATATTAACCTAATAAATAGGCTAAATATAAGGCTTCTTTTCAATATGTTTATATTAAAAAAAAACGGACATTTCGTGTCCGCTTTATAAAAAAATTTTTCTATTTTATAGTGGTTTTGCACCACATTGATTTAAAAATTGTCTAATTTCATCCATTGATTTTGTATATTGGGTAGTTAATACAAAATTATACCACTGATGATCTTTATTGTTTAAATTTAGTGAATGTGGAGATTTACTAATAATATGGTTACTTATCATTGGTGGAAGGTTTAGTGCAAGACAAATTAAAATTAATGATTCAATTGAGCCATTAGTTTTACCATTTACAATTCTACTTATTGTTTTATCTTTAAGAAATGTTATCTCTTCTAATTCCTTATATGTTACACCTCTCCATTTAATGACCATTTCAAGAGCTTTAGTATAACTATTGGGTAGTTCATTAAAAATTCTTGCTTCTTCCTCTAAAATTTCTGATAGTATTTCCATCCTTTTTTCTTTATTTGCATATTGAAATCCATTATTAAATTTTAAATCAAAATCTATATTTGACCCCTTATCACGATTTAGAAAACACTCACTATGATATCTTTCCTTAAATACAGATTTAATTGATAGTTCAAAAACTAAACAGCACTCTTCCATGTGAGTTCGTGCATAATTAGTTAATATTGTAAATCCATTTTCATCCCTTGTTACATATTTTGGATGCTTTAAAACAAAGTGTGAATCTACATATATATAACTTCCTTCTTTTATCAAAGTAGCTAATTCCATATCCATTAAGCTTTGTATAGCTGCGTCTATTGCACCAATTGAAAAAGTCTGATTTCTTTTTAAAAATCCTTTTTTAAAAAATGTGGCTTAACATAATGGCCATCTATATAAGTGAAAGTACCAATATCCTCTTCATATCCAACATCTATCATACGTATTTTTGATGCTAATCTTGAAACACCAAAAAATAAAGCCAATTCATCAATAACCGGTTCCATTACATCTATTATTTCTTCTGTTTGTAACACCTGTTTATATTTCTTTATAAGTTCAAAAGCCTTTGATTTAAATGTTGAAATTGGCATTTGAATCCTTGGTGTAAGAGCATTTGCCTGCCATTCCATCCAGTCGGTGGCATCTTTATTACTATCTTTTATCCCACCTACTACTTGGCATTTTATTTTATTAACATTGGTATTATATAGCCTTTCTAATTCAAATGCTTTTCTATGTAAAGCCCAGTGAACACATTCATGTACAATGGTATTATTAACAGATCCAAGGTTACGTAGAAAGTATGCTTTTGGATCTACAAAAAATAGTACGAGCATCCACATGGGTTTGAATCATTCCATCGCTGTCTTTATCGTAAAATTCTGCATAACTTTCATGAAAGAATATCTGTCCAAAAACAGACAAATCCTTTGTAATTTCTCTTATTTCTACTTTAAGACCCATTTTCCCCGCCAATACTTGTGGATCAATTGCCATAGGAGTTTTTAATGCTTCTGGGTAATGTCTGCGTAGAAAGTCTGTGGCAACAAATTCTAATTGTTCACTATAAATAAAGGGGACAAGAGAATCTGACATAGGTTTGGGCTGCTTATTTTTGCTGGTATACTCAGTTACACTGTAAATTATAAAGTCATCTAAATTGCACTCCAAATCTCCAGAACATTTCAGCATGAACCAATGGCTGCAATATTCAGAAGAATCATAATGATAATCTGCCTCGCGGACTTCTAATTCAGCTTCTACAACAACATCAAATTCAATTCTCATTCCGGGTAAGTCATTAACTGATACGAACTTTACTTCTATATCTGATAATTTAATTCCCCCAATATTTCTAACTTTGTATAATCGTAGGTCTAAAAGTTCATAGTTATCTTCAATATATCCCTGTATGGCTTCAAATAGTTCATTTTCAAATCTGTTTGCAATATATTCTGTAAATGAACGACTACGTGCCAATATATCATCTCCTTCAAATAGGCAGTTTATATTATCATATTATAATCTGAAGGTTTTTACTTTTTACCTTTAGGTAAATTATAACATTATTTTACATCACATAAAATCAAAAATTGTCGATTATTATAAATTATTCTGAAAACGAAAATATACCATCATATATTTGCTGCAGAGCTTTTAGCTCCAATTGCTCTACTTAAAAATATTCATGGACTAACACCTGCTATGATTCAAGCCATATGCAATGTTTCAGAAGAGGCTTCAATTTATATTTTTGATAATGTTAAAAAGTTTGGACACAAAGATGTGTATGCTAATGTTGAGTGTTTATTTTTTGAGAGGTTTTTTGATTTTGTTATGGGATTGTGTTTAGAAGCGGGAAGGAATGTTTAGATGGAGAATCGAGTAGGAGCTGAATAATTATTTTATTCAGCGTCCTCTCACACCACCGTGCGTACCGTTCGGTACACGGTGGTTCAATAGAAATTAATGTACACATGAATAAATTTCAGATATTGAAACCAAACCTATTTCTTTGAGGTATTTATTGGTTAGTGTTTTGGATAATATGTGGCTGTTGGATACTCTCCAATAGCCTTTTCTTGTGTTTGCATATTCCCACGCTTTGTTATTGGAAACTCCTAATCTTACAAGATTATCATGTTTGGTCTTAATCTTTTTCCACTGTTTCCAAAAGCACATTCTTATCCTTCGCCTTAACCATTCATCAAGTGTTTTAAGAATATTTCTCATATCAGCTATAGCAAAATAGTTTACCCATCCTACTATTGCCTGCTTTAGTTTTAGAAACCTATATTCCATGCTCATTGCGTTGCTTCTTGAAGTTAGTTCTTTAAGTTTTGCTTTGAATTTCTTTAAAGGTTTCTCATGCACTCTTATTCTATATTCACCTTTACCTCTATAGAAAGAAAACCCTAAAAATTTAAGTTTCCAAGGTCTATCTACTGTACTTTTATCCTTATTCACTTTAAGTTTTAACTTCCCCTCAATAAACCTCGTAATACTCTCCATTACTCTTTTTGCTGCTTTCTTGCTTTTGACATATATATTGCAATCATCAGCATATCTACAAAAGCAAAGCTTGCGCTTTGTTAATTCTACATCAAGTTCATGTAACATTATATTACTTAATAATGGTGATAGTGGTCCACCCTGTGGTGCTCCTTCCTGTTTCCATAACCACACCATTTATCATTACACCACTTTGTAAATACTTTCGTATTAGAGAGATTACTCTTCCATCTTTTATATCGTTAGATAGAAGTCTTTTCA
Proteins encoded:
- a CDS encoding bifunctional DNA primase/polymerase gives rise to the protein MNDINLVLAEELERLAAEYAKRGFKIVILHGIDKNGNCTCHKGKNCKSSGKHPIYKNWEEKAMTDEDETLEEFKKHPNANIGFLTGEGYFVLDIDTKNNGYESLKSFSELKKTVSVKTGSGGSHHYFKIPEGVYIPNKVGILPGVDIRSRGGLVVVPGSVHKNGNIMNG
- a CDS encoding HTH domain-containing protein is translated as MGANERWMQIIEVLCRRRQDTMKNLAFEFGVTERTIRNDINILSLSYPIETIRGNGGGVRIMDCYKLNQKYLKPEQEELLRRLSIQLSGNDLAIMNSIIKDFALKA
- a CDS encoding helix-turn-helix transcriptional regulator, producing the protein MDMELATLIKEGSYIYVDSHFVLKHPKYVTRDENGFTILTNYARTHMEECCLVFELSIKSVFKERYHSECFLNRDKGSNIDFDLKFNNGFQYANKEKRMEILSEILEEEARIFNELPNSYTKALEMVIKWRGVTYKELEEITFLKDKTISRIVNGKTNGSIESLILICLALNLPPMISNHIISKSPHSLNLNNKDHQWYNFVLTTQYTKSMDEIRQFLNQCGAKPL
- a CDS encoding ImmA/IrrE family metallo-endopeptidase, yielding MLVLFFVDPKAYFLRNLGSVNNTIVHECVHWALHRKAFELERLYNTNVNKIKCQVVGGIKDSNKDATDWMEWQANALTPRIQMPISTFKSKAFELIKKYKQVLQTEEIIDVMEPVIDELALFFGVSRLASKIRMIDVGYEEDIGTFTYIDGHYVKPHFLKKDF